In one window of Plasmodium berghei ANKA genome assembly, chromosome: 14 DNA:
- a CDS encoding fam-b protein, whose product MRVSVLKYVLFSIVICSFEYAKNELYFVNYRGIYLERNVINFRNNRMLAYADSQFDLNEFYESTLSLANQFNDCNDGNKEITCLRNIIDSHIKKHKENNTLLDLNTVDKKTKKLINELRKELEEVKKEIDNKMKGEFAIQSIDDKIIIKKDGNSSVSGHEDFKQLENNENNKIASSNYHMKSKLIKKFIKEGIKFVLSGLAFLAVVISGPITGLVYLMILLIPSGFSTIFFLIRLNKLYIKFEKILK is encoded by the exons ATGAGAGTCAgtgttttaaaatatgttctTTTTTCAATTGTTATTTGTTCTTTTGAATATGCCAAAAAT GAACTATACTTTGTAAACTATAGAGGGATATACCTTGAAAGAAATGTAATAAACTTTAGAAATAATAGGATGTTAGCATATGCAGATAGCCAATTTgatttaaatgaattttatgaatCAACTTTGAGTCTTGCAAATCAATTTAATGATTGTAATGATGGTAACAAAGAAATAACATGCCttagaaatattatagactcacatataaagaaacataaagaaaataatacacTACTCGATTTAAATACTGTAGATAAGAAAACTAAAAAGTTAATCAATGAGCTTCGAAAAGAATTAGAAGaagtaaaaaaagagattgataataaaatgaaaggTGAATTCGCAATACAGTCTAtagatgataaaataataataaaaaaagatggAAATAGTTCTGTGTCAGGACATGAAGACTTTAAACAAttggaaaataatgaaaataataaaattgcaTCAAGTAATTATCATATGAAATCAAAATTGATTaagaaatttataaaagaaGGAATCAAATTTGTCCTGTCGGGGTTGGCATTTTTAGCAGTTGTTATTTCGGGACCAATAACAGGGTTGGTGTACTTAATGATACTACTCATACCGTCTGGATTTTCcacaatttttttccttattagactcaataaattatacattaaattcgaaaaaatattaaaataa